A single region of the Jatrophihabitans sp. GAS493 genome encodes:
- the rplJ gene encoding 50S ribosomal protein L10 translates to MPNTEKVSAVAEIAEQFTNSSAAVITEYRGLTVKQVGALRRTLGSETTYAVVKNTLTKRAAADAGIAIDDSLLVGPTAIAFVKGDTVEAAKSLRDFAKANPLLVIKGGVLDGKSLTAAEITKMADLESREVLLAKVAGGLKALPTRAAGLFQAPLSQMARLAKALEEKKPAEAAAPAASESAPLVKDFTAEEAPADAVEIDTAVAESEASAEPAE, encoded by the coding sequence ATGCCGAACACCGAGAAGGTCTCCGCCGTAGCCGAGATCGCTGAGCAGTTCACCAACTCATCGGCCGCTGTGATCACCGAATACCGTGGTCTCACGGTCAAGCAGGTCGGTGCCCTGCGCCGGACGCTCGGAAGCGAAACCACTTACGCCGTCGTCAAGAACACGCTCACCAAGCGTGCCGCGGCCGACGCTGGGATCGCGATCGACGACAGCCTGCTGGTCGGACCGACCGCCATCGCGTTCGTCAAGGGTGACACCGTCGAGGCAGCTAAGAGCCTCCGCGATTTCGCCAAGGCGAACCCGCTGCTGGTCATCAAGGGCGGTGTGCTCGACGGTAAGTCGCTCACAGCGGCCGAGATCACCAAGATGGCCGACCTCGAGTCGCGCGAAGTCCTGCTGGCCAAGGTCGCTGGCGGCCTGAAGGCGCTGCCGACCCGTGCAGCCGGCCTGTTCCAGGCTCCGCTGTCGCAGATGGCCCGCCTGGCCAAGGCGCTGGAGGAGAAGAAGCCCGCCGAGGCTGCCGCTCCTGCCGCGTCCGAATCAGCACCGCTGGTGAAGGATTTCACCGCAGAAGAGGCTCCGGCCGACGCTGTTGAGATCGACACCGCCGTTGCCGAGTCCGAAGCATCCGCCGAGCCGGCGGAGTAG
- a CDS encoding CHAT domain-containing protein, producing the protein MPAKDVAWHIEESARLHSRGIDRFNLGRPAEASRLHRRALRTLERISESLVEEHRRLVAIQLARVWLSLAVSDSELHGVDRGAVALQQATEIAEYIDHNELRALVHGNRGLLNVRAGRLVAARDELDSAVNLLEHVSALDRCYFLSNRGIVNLYLGDLRQSEGDLTKAAELAAAAGLKEFEAGALHNLGYLSFLQGNLPSALSAMEKAVAVDVGGSLHGVSPLDRARVLIEAGLVREADEALAEAAEFFARNRLAQDLGETELARAECALLTGDIPRARALASRARIRFKRRGSERWRRSAELVLLQGDLGAGRPGSRLAPPALRLASELEAEGLQGQARTAHLLAAEALLRAGDIDSARDAAAAAGPVRKDDPISARLHTYLIRARLDVAGGAVRSGRREIRTGLQELASHQAKFGSIDLQTASAVHGRRLADFDLSLALKSGRSAGVVAAGERARATSRRLRAVRPPADEITAGLLTQLRKTVESMRDRESDSSAGPEVASGRHRISELQRQIRERAWTTDGGGESDRPVSIPEIEGALYEDDAVMLMFVSSDDALHAVILQASGASIRAVQQPLSDVVDRISRIRADLDGLANDLLPVQLRTVVGASLRSSLNWLDQTLLGAFDLDGRELVIVPTGALSAIPWNSLPSLRGTPVVVTPSATAWLSARGVSAVAGVVTAVAGPGLAMAEDEASSVAGVWGRQGRSVVGAVANQKTFAANMVESSVLHVAAHGRHQMDSPLFSSIRLADGPLFAYELDQISRVPEHVILAACELGLATVGPGDEALGLTSVLLHWGSQCVVSGVARVADDAAASVMVDYHRRLAKGVRSSQALADSIADFDGAAPIPFVCFGAAYSAAPTSA; encoded by the coding sequence GTGCCCGCCAAGGACGTCGCCTGGCATATAGAAGAGTCAGCGCGATTGCACAGCCGCGGAATCGACCGGTTCAATCTTGGCAGACCAGCCGAGGCGAGTCGGCTTCATCGGCGCGCCCTGCGAACCCTTGAGCGGATCAGCGAATCCTTGGTCGAGGAGCATCGACGGCTGGTCGCCATCCAACTGGCCCGCGTCTGGCTGAGTCTCGCCGTAAGTGACTCGGAGCTGCACGGCGTCGATCGAGGAGCAGTGGCCCTGCAGCAGGCGACCGAGATCGCCGAATACATCGACCACAACGAACTGCGGGCATTGGTGCACGGCAACCGTGGCCTGCTCAACGTCAGGGCGGGGCGCCTGGTCGCGGCGCGGGACGAACTCGACAGCGCGGTCAACCTACTGGAACACGTGTCCGCACTGGACCGGTGCTACTTCCTGAGCAATCGTGGAATCGTCAATCTTTATCTGGGTGATCTGAGACAGTCCGAAGGAGATCTCACGAAGGCGGCGGAACTCGCGGCCGCGGCCGGACTGAAGGAGTTCGAAGCCGGCGCCCTGCACAATCTCGGATATCTGAGTTTCTTACAAGGGAATCTTCCCAGTGCCCTCAGCGCGATGGAGAAGGCGGTTGCGGTAGATGTCGGGGGATCGCTGCACGGCGTCTCCCCGTTGGATCGGGCACGAGTTCTCATTGAGGCTGGCCTCGTGCGCGAGGCAGACGAGGCACTGGCCGAAGCCGCCGAGTTCTTTGCCCGGAATAGATTGGCCCAGGATCTTGGGGAGACCGAACTGGCTCGGGCCGAGTGCGCACTATTGACCGGCGACATTCCACGCGCGCGAGCGCTCGCATCGCGGGCCCGCATTCGCTTCAAGCGCCGCGGGAGCGAGCGATGGCGTCGTAGCGCGGAACTTGTCCTGTTACAGGGTGATCTAGGCGCTGGGCGCCCCGGCTCGCGTCTCGCTCCGCCGGCGCTTCGGCTTGCCTCCGAGCTTGAGGCCGAGGGCCTGCAGGGTCAGGCAAGGACCGCGCACCTGCTCGCCGCCGAAGCGCTGTTGCGGGCGGGCGATATCGACTCGGCTCGCGACGCGGCCGCGGCGGCTGGACCGGTACGAAAGGACGATCCGATCTCGGCCCGGCTCCACACCTATCTGATCCGGGCAAGACTGGACGTCGCCGGCGGCGCTGTCAGGTCCGGACGGCGGGAGATCCGGACGGGGCTGCAGGAGCTGGCCAGCCACCAGGCCAAGTTCGGTTCGATCGATCTCCAGACGGCAAGCGCGGTGCACGGTCGGAGGCTGGCCGACTTCGACCTCTCGCTTGCGCTCAAGAGCGGCCGATCGGCCGGTGTCGTGGCGGCCGGCGAGCGAGCCCGGGCCACCTCGCGTCGTCTGAGGGCCGTCCGGCCACCGGCCGATGAAATCACTGCCGGCCTGCTGACTCAGCTGCGCAAGACGGTGGAGAGCATGCGTGACCGGGAGTCAGATAGCAGTGCCGGACCGGAGGTTGCCTCTGGTCGCCATCGGATCAGCGAGCTGCAACGTCAGATCCGAGAACGGGCCTGGACGACGGACGGCGGTGGTGAATCCGATCGACCGGTGTCGATCCCCGAGATCGAAGGCGCGCTCTACGAGGATGACGCGGTGATGCTGATGTTCGTGAGCTCAGACGACGCGCTGCACGCGGTGATTCTGCAGGCGTCGGGGGCATCGATTCGGGCTGTACAGCAACCGTTGTCAGATGTGGTAGATCGGATCAGCCGGATCAGAGCAGACCTGGACGGCCTGGCCAACGACTTGCTGCCGGTACAGCTGAGAACTGTGGTCGGGGCGTCGCTTCGATCGTCGCTCAATTGGCTTGACCAGACACTACTCGGCGCGTTCGACTTGGACGGGCGGGAGTTGGTCATCGTGCCAACCGGTGCGCTGAGCGCGATTCCGTGGAATTCCCTTCCCTCGCTACGTGGCACCCCGGTCGTCGTTACCCCGTCGGCGACTGCCTGGCTGAGTGCTCGAGGAGTAAGCGCGGTCGCCGGGGTGGTGACAGCCGTGGCCGGGCCTGGACTCGCTATGGCTGAGGACGAGGCGTCTTCGGTGGCGGGGGTCTGGGGCCGCCAGGGTCGCTCGGTGGTAGGTGCAGTGGCCAACCAAAAGACGTTCGCCGCCAATATGGTCGAGAGTTCCGTGTTGCATGTCGCCGCGCATGGTCGTCATCAGATGGACAGCCCGCTTTTCTCCTCGATACGACTGGCCGACGGACCGCTCTTCGCCTACGAGTTGGATCAGATCAGCCGCGTCCCCGAGCACGTCATCCTGGCCGCCTGCGAGCTCGGACTGGCAACCGTCGGCCCGGGTGATGAGGCGCTCGGACTGACTAGCGTCCTGCTGCACTGGGGCAGCCAGTGCGTTGTATCCGGGGTGGCCCGAGTGGCCGACGACGCGGCAGCGAGCGTCATGGTGGACTATCACCGACGGCTGGCCAAGGGTGTGCGGTCGTCGCAGGCCTTGGCCGACTCGATCGCCGACTTCGATGGGGCGGCTCCGATTCCGTTCGTCTGTTTCGGCGCGGCGTATTCAGCTGCTCCTACCTCTGCCTAG
- a CDS encoding ABC transporter permease, giving the protein MANTFTDGARKAFRWPGAQLEQWGEQLSFYVRALIWIPRTLKRYLREVMRLLAEVTFGTGALAVIGGTIGVITFMCFFVGTQVGLQGYQALNQIGTSAFTGFISAYLNTREIAPLVAGLALSATVGCGFTAQLGAMRISEEIDALEVMAIPSIPFLVTTRIIAGFIAVIPLYVIGLLASYFSTRFVTTVYFGQSAGTYDHYFNLFLPPEDVLWSFFKVLVFSVVLVLSHCYYGYTAKGGPAGVGVAVGKAVRTAIVAVTITDFFLSLAIWGASTTVRIAG; this is encoded by the coding sequence GTGGCCAACACCTTCACCGACGGCGCCCGCAAGGCCTTCCGCTGGCCCGGCGCCCAGCTCGAGCAGTGGGGCGAGCAGCTCTCCTTCTATGTGCGCGCCCTTATCTGGATTCCGCGCACCCTCAAGCGGTACCTCCGCGAAGTCATGCGGCTGCTGGCCGAGGTCACCTTCGGCACCGGAGCGCTTGCGGTCATCGGCGGCACCATCGGCGTCATCACCTTCATGTGTTTCTTCGTGGGCACGCAGGTCGGTCTGCAGGGCTACCAGGCTCTGAACCAGATCGGTACCAGCGCCTTCACCGGCTTCATCTCGGCGTACCTCAATACTCGTGAGATCGCCCCGCTGGTCGCCGGCTTGGCGTTGTCGGCCACCGTCGGCTGCGGCTTCACCGCTCAGCTCGGCGCCATGCGGATCAGCGAGGAGATCGACGCGCTCGAGGTCATGGCGATCCCGAGCATCCCGTTCCTGGTCACCACCCGGATCATCGCCGGCTTCATCGCGGTCATCCCGCTCTACGTGATCGGCCTGCTCGCCTCATACTTCTCGACGCGGTTCGTGACGACGGTGTATTTCGGGCAGTCGGCCGGTACCTATGACCATTACTTCAATCTCTTCCTGCCTCCCGAAGACGTGCTCTGGTCGTTCTTCAAGGTGCTCGTCTTCTCGGTCGTACTGGTGCTCAGCCACTGCTACTACGGCTACACGGCCAAGGGTGGTCCGGCTGGCGTGGGTGTGGCCGTCGGTAAGGCGGTCCGGACCGCGATCGTTGCCGTCACCATTACCGACTTCTTCCTCTCGCTCGCGATCTGGGGCGCCTCGACCACGGTTCGGATTGCGGGGTAG
- the rplL gene encoding 50S ribosomal protein L7/L12, which yields MAKLSTDDLLDAFKEMTLLELSDFVKQFEETFDVTAAAPVAVAGPAGPAATAEAAEEQDEFDVILEAAGGTKIQVIKEVRTLTNLGLKEAKDLVDGAPKAVLEKVNKEAAEKAKAALEGAGATVTVK from the coding sequence ATGGCGAAACTCAGCACTGACGACCTGCTTGACGCGTTCAAGGAGATGACCCTGCTCGAGCTCTCGGACTTCGTGAAGCAGTTCGAGGAGACCTTCGACGTAACCGCCGCCGCTCCGGTCGCCGTTGCCGGCCCGGCCGGTCCGGCTGCGACCGCTGAGGCCGCTGAGGAGCAGGACGAGTTCGACGTCATCCTCGAAGCCGCTGGCGGCACCAAGATCCAGGTCATCAAGGAGGTGCGCACGCTCACGAACCTGGGCCTCAAGGAGGCCAAGGACCTCGTCGACGGCGCCCCGAAGGCTGTTCTGGAGAAGGTCAACAAGGAAGCTGCCGAGAAGGCCAAGGCCGCTCTCGAAGGCGCCGGCGCGACGGTCACCGTCAAGTAA
- a CDS encoding ABC transporter ATP-binding protein, whose product MGVEVAVEGLSKSFGKQLIWGDVSLTLPPGEISVLLGPSGTGKSVFLKSLIGLLKPERGSIVIKDTNLVRCSEQQMYETRKLFGVLFQDGALFGSMNLFDNIAFPLREHTRKKEKEIAAIVNEKMAMVGLEGTESKLPGEISGGMRKRAGIARALVLDPEIILFDEPDSGLDPVRVAYISQLIVDLNAQTDATFLIVTHDIGIARTVPDNVGMLFRRELVMFGPREVLLTSDEPVVKQFLNGRREGPIGMSEEKDVALMAAEIERARNAPEPHPLAGAKGSGGPGLPPQLQPSHGLPQRAAVARRQQRVLEMLHTLPEAAQAAVKAALAQEHEEDRLRRLAEMSDDYQTQTIPVGTI is encoded by the coding sequence GTGGGAGTCGAGGTCGCGGTCGAAGGGCTGTCCAAGTCCTTCGGTAAGCAGCTCATCTGGGGCGACGTCTCTCTCACCCTCCCGCCCGGCGAGATCTCCGTCCTGCTCGGCCCTTCGGGCACCGGCAAATCGGTGTTTCTGAAGTCCCTGATCGGCCTGTTGAAGCCCGAACGCGGCTCCATCGTCATCAAGGACACCAACCTCGTGCGCTGCAGCGAGCAGCAGATGTACGAGACCCGCAAGCTCTTCGGTGTTCTCTTCCAGGACGGCGCCCTCTTCGGCTCCATGAATCTCTTCGACAACATCGCCTTCCCGCTGCGCGAGCACACGCGCAAGAAGGAGAAGGAGATCGCGGCGATCGTCAACGAGAAGATGGCGATGGTCGGCCTGGAGGGCACCGAGTCCAAGCTTCCCGGGGAGATCTCCGGCGGTATGCGCAAGCGGGCCGGCATCGCCCGGGCTCTGGTGCTCGACCCCGAGATCATCCTCTTCGACGAGCCTGACTCCGGTCTCGACCCGGTGCGCGTGGCCTACATCAGCCAGCTGATCGTCGACCTCAACGCCCAGACCGACGCCACGTTCCTGATCGTCACCCACGACATCGGCATCGCCCGTACCGTGCCGGACAACGTTGGAATGCTCTTCCGCCGCGAGCTCGTCATGTTCGGTCCCCGCGAGGTGCTGCTCACCAGCGACGAGCCGGTGGTCAAGCAGTTCCTCAACGGCCGGCGCGAGGGCCCGATCGGTATGAGTGAGGAGAAGGACGTCGCGCTCATGGCCGCCGAGATCGAGCGGGCCAGGAACGCGCCGGAACCGCACCCGCTGGCCGGTGCCAAGGGATCGGGCGGCCCCGGTCTGCCGCCTCAGCTGCAGCCCTCCCACGGCCTGCCGCAGCGAGCTGCCGTCGCCCGTCGCCAGCAGCGCGTCCTGGAGATGCTGCACACCCTCCCCGAGGCGGCACAGGCCGCGGTGAAGGCTGCGCTCGCTCAGGAACACGAAGAGGACCGCCTTCGCCGTCTCGCCGAGATGTCCGATGACTACCAGACCCAGACAATTCCGGTCGGCACTATCTGA
- a CDS encoding ABC transporter permease → MAATFAPLAGVKQAGRLFALFLEVGRLTFKRPFQFREFVQQSWFVASVTVVPTALVAIPFGAVIALQIGSLTRQIGAQSFTGAASVVAVVQQAGPIVVALLIAGAGGSAICADLGSRKIRDELDAMEVLGISPVQRLVVPRVLATMLVAVALNGLVDVVGVAGGYFFNVILQGGTPGAYLSSFSALAQISDLWSGELKALLFGAIAGVVAAFKGLNVGGGPKGVGDAVNESVVITFLLLFFVNFSVTAVLLQIIPAKGS, encoded by the coding sequence ATGGCTGCCACGTTCGCACCCCTGGCCGGGGTGAAACAGGCTGGACGCCTGTTCGCACTCTTCCTGGAAGTGGGACGGCTTACCTTCAAGCGCCCATTCCAGTTCCGGGAATTCGTCCAACAGTCCTGGTTCGTCGCCAGCGTCACCGTCGTCCCGACGGCTCTGGTCGCCATTCCGTTCGGAGCGGTCATCGCCCTGCAGATCGGAAGCCTCACCCGCCAGATCGGGGCTCAGTCCTTCACCGGTGCGGCCAGTGTGGTGGCGGTTGTCCAGCAGGCCGGACCGATCGTGGTCGCGCTGCTGATCGCCGGCGCTGGTGGCTCGGCGATCTGTGCCGACCTCGGCAGCCGCAAGATCCGCGACGAACTGGACGCAATGGAGGTGCTCGGCATCTCGCCGGTGCAGCGGCTGGTCGTGCCTCGCGTGCTGGCGACGATGCTGGTCGCGGTAGCGCTCAACGGTCTCGTCGACGTCGTCGGGGTCGCCGGTGGCTACTTCTTCAACGTCATCCTGCAGGGCGGGACGCCAGGCGCCTACCTCTCCAGCTTCTCGGCCCTGGCCCAGATCTCCGACCTCTGGTCGGGTGAGCTGAAGGCGCTGCTCTTCGGAGCCATCGCCGGTGTGGTCGCCGCGTTCAAGGGCCTGAACGTCGGTGGTGGCCCGAAGGGCGTCGGTGACGCGGTGAACGAGTCCGTCGTCATCACCTTCCTGCTCCTCTTCTTCGTCAACTTCAGTGTCACCGCGGTGCTGCTGCAGATCATCCCGGCGAAGGGGTCATAG